From the genome of Streptomyces sp. V1I1, one region includes:
- a CDS encoding cytochrome P450 — MTTVEDPVAAAARCTPEFRRNPHPVYAHLRDEAPVCPMRPPHGVETYLITRYEDARAALSDPRLSKDMYGAMDAYRRIFGDSSVALDDNMLNSDPPKHTRLRKLVNSEFTPRRVEALRPRIQDVVETLLDQCPTREPVDLLPAFAFPLPITVICELLGVPPDERSQVQGWSTTVANTGFGEESKKAQQKAEESLHTYFADLLARKRSSPGEDLLSALTVARDNDGGLTESELISTAFLLMFAGHKTTALLIGNAVYHFLANPAQLRAVQENPELVGPAVEELVRYDGSVETATFRYATEDVEIAGTRIPKGALVQIALTSANRDPLKFDSPDQFDVTRPENAQSAHLGFGQGSHYCLGAPLARLEMQLALTGLFSRFPRLALADPASEARWMEVPFPAFRGLAELPVVLDPAVP, encoded by the coding sequence GTGACCACCGTGGAAGACCCTGTCGCCGCAGCCGCGCGGTGCACCCCCGAGTTCAGACGGAACCCGCACCCCGTCTACGCGCACCTCAGGGACGAGGCGCCCGTCTGCCCCATGCGGCCGCCGCACGGCGTCGAAACGTACCTGATCACGCGGTACGAGGACGCGCGGGCCGCCCTGTCGGATCCGCGGCTGAGCAAGGACATGTACGGCGCCATGGACGCCTACCGAAGGATCTTCGGTGACTCGTCCGTGGCACTGGACGACAACATGCTCAACTCCGACCCGCCCAAGCACACCCGGCTGCGCAAGCTGGTCAACTCCGAGTTCACCCCGCGCCGCGTGGAGGCGCTGCGGCCCCGGATCCAGGACGTCGTCGAGACGCTGCTGGACCAATGCCCGACCCGGGAACCGGTCGACCTGCTGCCCGCGTTCGCGTTCCCCCTGCCGATCACCGTGATCTGCGAACTGCTCGGCGTGCCCCCGGACGAGCGGTCTCAGGTGCAGGGCTGGTCCACCACGGTGGCCAACACCGGGTTCGGCGAGGAATCCAAGAAGGCCCAGCAGAAGGCGGAAGAGAGTCTGCACACGTACTTCGCGGATCTCCTCGCGCGTAAGCGCAGCAGCCCGGGTGAGGACCTGCTCAGCGCCCTCACCGTAGCCCGGGACAATGACGGCGGGCTCACCGAGAGCGAGCTGATCTCGACCGCGTTTCTGCTGATGTTCGCGGGCCACAAGACGACCGCCCTCCTCATCGGCAACGCCGTCTACCACTTCCTCGCCAATCCTGCGCAGCTCCGCGCCGTTCAGGAGAACCCGGAGCTGGTCGGGCCGGCGGTGGAGGAGCTGGTGCGCTACGACGGCTCGGTGGAGACCGCGACGTTCCGTTACGCAACCGAGGATGTAGAGATCGCCGGGACGCGGATTCCGAAGGGCGCCCTGGTTCAGATCGCGCTGACTTCGGCCAACCGCGACCCGCTGAAGTTCGACTCGCCGGACCAGTTCGATGTGACGCGACCGGAGAACGCGCAAAGTGCCCATCTCGGGTTCGGCCAGGGCAGTCACTACTGCCTGGGAGCGCCTCTGGCCAGACTGGAGATGCAACTCGCTCTTACCGGTCTGTTCAGCCGTTTCCCGAGGTTGGCTCTGGCCGACCCCGCGAGTGAGGCGCGCTGGATGGAGGTTCCGTTCCCGGCCTTCCGCGGTCTCGCGGAGCTGCCCGTCGTGCTCGATCCTGCTGTGCCGTGA
- a CDS encoding amidohydrolase family protein codes for MIIDIHGHLSPPEAARRFPMPPSLTDVDGMLAARAQAGIDLTIIGSPVGAGAMARVPGVDNYAQPRDRLRGFHAWMSGLIASFPDQLRGYVYANPFGDDDHLEGVRETLADPAFVGMITTSSVHGELLGSPRADSFFALAAEMGVPVLVHAPAEPIGTERVDDFGFVEQIGRFGDITMGMAMIAFAGWLDKYPGLQLIGATGGGALALLPERLQTAARPRHWGGGAPSAPPSAPPAADPAAALQRMYVDTSTFSPAHLGLNAEVLGPERLLFGTDSPPMSVPLEEFMRMIEKLPIDKASRQLILGGNAEALFDLRSRP; via the coding sequence ATGATCATCGACATCCACGGGCATCTGTCCCCACCGGAGGCCGCCCGACGCTTCCCCATGCCCCCCAGCCTCACCGACGTCGACGGAATGCTCGCCGCCCGCGCTCAGGCCGGGATCGACCTCACCATCATCGGCAGTCCGGTCGGCGCCGGCGCGATGGCGCGAGTCCCCGGCGTCGACAACTACGCGCAGCCACGAGACCGGCTGCGAGGCTTCCACGCCTGGATGTCGGGCCTGATCGCCTCGTTCCCGGACCAGTTGCGCGGGTACGTGTACGCCAACCCGTTCGGCGACGACGATCACCTGGAAGGAGTCCGGGAGACGCTGGCAGACCCTGCCTTCGTCGGCATGATCACCACCTCCAGTGTCCACGGCGAACTGCTCGGCTCTCCGCGAGCCGACTCCTTCTTCGCGCTGGCCGCCGAGATGGGAGTGCCGGTCCTGGTGCACGCCCCGGCCGAACCGATCGGCACCGAGCGGGTCGACGACTTCGGCTTCGTCGAGCAGATCGGCCGGTTCGGCGACATCACCATGGGCATGGCCATGATCGCGTTCGCGGGATGGCTGGACAAGTATCCCGGCCTGCAACTGATCGGTGCCACCGGCGGCGGCGCTTTGGCACTGCTGCCGGAACGTCTGCAGACGGCGGCGCGTCCCCGGCACTGGGGCGGGGGCGCGCCGTCGGCGCCGCCTTCCGCCCCGCCGGCGGCCGACCCGGCCGCGGCGCTCCAGCGCATGTACGTCGACACCAGCACATTCAGCCCCGCGCACCTGGGCCTCAACGCGGAGGTACTGGGGCCGGAGCGGCTGCTCTTCGGCACCGACTCACCACCGATGTCCGTGCCACTGGAGGAGTTCATGCGCATGATCGAAAAGCTGCCGATCGACAAGGCGTCCCGGCAGCTCATCCTCGGCGGCAACGCCGAGGCCCTCTTCGACCTCAGGAGCCGTCCGTGA
- a CDS encoding NAD(P)-dependent oxidoreductase, giving the protein MTRPSGPVAVLGLGTMGTGLATRLLDQGIQVRVWNRTAERTGPLAKAGAFAAAHPADAVEGTSAAICTVADGEALGAVLRGPDGVLTGAPYPGALVCASTVAPEEVVRLTGNTHSVLDVGMLGNREHARTGELRLFVGGEERVFTAGRPLLELLGKEVVHLGELGSGMRMKLLLNLLMGIEVQALAEAVELAAATGLDRKLVLSTIAGSGFASPVMAFKSKRLAAGHFDKPDFRLRLMAKDLMLVADQAVAAGLRLPLAAAAAETHARATEQGFGDEDCVAVTHALTPNPGTHT; this is encoded by the coding sequence ATGACGCGCCCCAGCGGCCCTGTCGCCGTCCTCGGTCTCGGCACGATGGGCACCGGTCTGGCCACCCGCCTTCTGGACCAGGGCATTCAGGTACGGGTCTGGAACCGCACCGCGGAGCGGACTGGTCCGCTCGCCAAGGCCGGCGCCTTCGCCGCAGCCCACCCGGCCGATGCCGTCGAGGGAACGAGCGCTGCCATCTGCACCGTGGCCGACGGCGAAGCCCTCGGCGCCGTGCTGCGAGGACCGGACGGGGTCCTGACCGGGGCCCCGTACCCCGGCGCCCTGGTCTGCGCCAGCACGGTCGCCCCCGAAGAGGTCGTCCGCCTCACCGGGAACACGCACTCCGTTCTGGACGTCGGCATGCTGGGCAACCGTGAGCACGCCCGCACCGGCGAGTTGCGGCTGTTCGTCGGCGGCGAGGAGCGGGTCTTCACCGCGGGGCGGCCGCTGCTCGAACTGCTGGGCAAGGAGGTCGTCCACCTCGGCGAACTCGGTTCCGGCATGCGGATGAAGCTGCTCCTCAACCTGCTGATGGGGATTGAGGTGCAGGCTCTGGCCGAGGCCGTCGAGTTGGCGGCCGCCACCGGACTCGACCGGAAACTCGTCCTCAGCACGATCGCGGGCAGCGGCTTCGCCTCGCCGGTCATGGCGTTCAAGTCGAAGCGCCTGGCAGCCGGGCACTTCGACAAGCCGGACTTCCGGCTGCGCCTGATGGCCAAGGACCTCATGCTCGTCGCGGACCAGGCCGTCGCGGCCGGGCTGCGACTTCCGCTCGCAGCCGCAGCCGCGGAGACCCACGCCCGCGCTACCGAGCAGGGATTCGGCGACGAGGACTGTGTCGCGGTCACCCATGCCCTCACACCGAACCCGGGAACTCACACATGA
- a CDS encoding antibiotic biosynthesis monooxygenase, producing MSTAQKGQSAERLSVVYAVHVIEGGEQGFRDVYERIRKSVARVPGHLVDRLGEPLDDSRQWVITSEWETPEHFFAWQQGEDHRALVAPLREWVDQTQSLRFRVIQETVGGKA from the coding sequence ATGAGCACTGCGCAGAAGGGCCAATCGGCCGAGAGGCTGTCCGTGGTGTACGCAGTCCACGTCATTGAAGGCGGCGAGCAAGGGTTTCGGGACGTGTACGAGCGGATACGCAAGTCCGTCGCTCGTGTACCCGGACACCTCGTCGACCGACTGGGAGAGCCCCTCGACGACTCCCGGCAGTGGGTGATCACCAGCGAGTGGGAGACGCCCGAGCACTTCTTCGCATGGCAGCAGGGCGAGGACCACCGCGCACTGGTGGCTCCGCTGCGCGAGTGGGTCGACCAGACCCAGTCGCTGCGGTTCCGGGTCATTCAGGAGACCGTGGGAGGGAAGGCATGA
- the tgmB gene encoding ATP-grasp ribosomal peptide maturase: MTVLILTSEQDVTADMVVAQLHDRGVPLVRFDPGDLPGEGALSAEYVRGEFRGYLSAGGRVVSMSGLRSIWIRRPNEPAAHAAEPSAWLSAESGQALYGMLDCTTARWMNDPGAAAKARNKPWQLRLAHRSGFPVPATIITTYPQIARQFAEQYRYVVVKSVSGKPPNDPPMALPTTLVPPDADFAGVAAGPTLLQRYIPKRADIRLTSVGDEQFAARKVSEPGQVDGRYGDTGHAWEPVEVPARITRAVAAYKDLAKLAYGAFDFAEDSEGTWWFLECNQGGQFGFVELETGQPIAEAVASWLSSTAA; the protein is encoded by the coding sequence ATGACGGTGCTGATCCTGACTTCCGAGCAGGATGTGACCGCGGACATGGTGGTGGCTCAGCTGCACGACCGAGGCGTTCCTCTGGTGCGGTTCGATCCCGGTGACCTTCCGGGTGAGGGGGCTCTGTCGGCGGAATATGTGCGGGGCGAGTTCCGCGGCTATCTGTCGGCGGGCGGGCGTGTGGTGAGTATGAGTGGCCTGCGTTCGATATGGATACGCAGGCCCAACGAGCCGGCGGCGCACGCCGCGGAACCATCCGCGTGGCTGTCCGCGGAAAGCGGGCAGGCGCTGTACGGGATGCTGGACTGCACGACAGCACGCTGGATGAACGATCCCGGCGCTGCGGCGAAGGCGCGTAACAAGCCGTGGCAGCTTCGCCTTGCCCACCGGAGCGGGTTCCCGGTGCCGGCCACGATCATCACCACCTATCCGCAGATCGCGCGTCAGTTCGCGGAGCAGTACCGGTACGTAGTGGTGAAGTCCGTGTCGGGCAAGCCGCCCAACGATCCGCCGATGGCGCTGCCCACCACATTGGTGCCACCGGATGCGGACTTCGCCGGTGTTGCCGCCGGTCCCACGCTGCTGCAGCGGTATATCCCCAAGCGCGCCGACATCCGGCTGACCAGCGTCGGTGACGAGCAGTTCGCCGCGCGGAAGGTCTCGGAGCCCGGGCAGGTGGACGGACGGTACGGAGACACCGGACACGCCTGGGAACCCGTCGAGGTGCCCGCTCGCATCACGCGCGCCGTTGCCGCCTACAAGGATCTCGCCAAACTCGCCTACGGCGCCTTCGACTTCGCGGAGGACTCGGAGGGAACGTGGTGGTTCCTGGAGTGCAACCAGGGAGGTCAGTTCGGCTTCGTGGAGTTGGAGACCGGGCAGCCGATCGCCGAAGCGGTGGCCAGCTGGCTGAGTTCCACGGCCGCGTGA
- the tgmA gene encoding putative ATP-grasp-modified RiPP, which yields MRPFVWNYARPAELSPVIDQYAYDPILQLNVLSDGRPAIMDKALLAAVGTTTSKAGSATHFDD from the coding sequence ATGAGACCTTTTGTGTGGAACTATGCGCGTCCGGCTGAGCTGTCACCGGTGATCGACCAGTATGCGTACGACCCCATCCTTCAGCTGAACGTTCTGTCCGACGGGCGTCCGGCCATCATGGACAAGGCGTTGCTGGCGGCAGTTGGCACCACCACCTCGAAGGCCGGTTCCGCGACCCACTTCGACGACTGA
- a CDS encoding SDR family NAD(P)-dependent oxidoreductase, producing MPGTHHPWSPDGAAPGRHSGRRHRREQGNGLAITQALAAEGVSVAAGARTLTDPLAELAAGSQVRPVLVDLTTADGPAQLVDEAVSLFGGLDIVVNNVGAVRPRLGGSLSVNDDDWFWSLTINFLAAVRTTRAALPHLTDRGAGAIVTVSSVNAFLPNPSIIDYCASKAALTNYCDLVLLLASDRASNITGSDFVIDGGLITTL from the coding sequence TTGCCCGGCACCCACCACCCCTGGAGTCCCGATGGAGCTGCACCTGGCAGGCATAGCGGCCGTCGTCACCGGCGCGAGCAAGGGAACGGCCTGGCAATCACGCAGGCGCTAGCCGCCGAGGGCGTCAGCGTAGCCGCGGGCGCCCGCACTCTCACGGACCCACTGGCCGAACTCGCGGCCGGCTCCCAGGTCCGCCCCGTACTCGTAGACCTCACCACCGCCGACGGCCCCGCCCAGCTGGTCGACGAGGCAGTCTCCCTCTTCGGCGGGCTGGACATCGTCGTCAACAACGTCGGCGCCGTACGCCCACGGCTCGGCGGCTCCCTGTCCGTCAACGACGACGACTGGTTCTGGAGCCTGACGATCAATTTCCTCGCCGCCGTCCGCACCACCCGAGCAGCCTTGCCCCATCTGACCGACCGCGGCGCCGGCGCCATCGTGACCGTCAGCTCGGTCAACGCCTTCCTGCCCAACCCGTCCATCATCGACTACTGCGCAAGCAAGGCGGCCCTGACCAACTACTGCGACCTCGTCCTGCTCCTGGCCAGCGACCGCGCAAGCAACATCACCGGCTCGGACTTCGTCATCGACGGCGGACTCATCACCACCCTCTGA
- a CDS encoding ABC transporter ATP-binding protein, whose protein sequence is MAEIVLEGITKRFPDGALAVRDVNLTVGDGEFVILVGPSGCGKSTTLNMIAGLEDITDGTLRIDDQVVNDKAPKDRDIAMVFQSYALYPHMTVRENMGFALRLAKVDKNTIRTKVEEAARILDLTVHLDRKPANLSGGQRQRVAMGRAIVRNPKAFLMDEPLSNLDAKLRVQMRTQISRLQQRLGTTTVYVTHDQTEAMTLGDRVVVMRSGIVQQVGTPQYLYDEPRNLFVAGFIGSPAMNFLYATLEENVLRTIVGEIPLSDEVRQSLERQNAPRDLIVGLRPEAFEDAALIDPGRPGTTFTTTVDVVESLGSDVYAYFTEEDWQPTATSELEELAADSGLTETGGSGHQIVVRLNTATRVREGSQAELWVDTSRIHVFDPRTGVNLTHRENSGG, encoded by the coding sequence GTGGCCGAGATCGTTCTCGAGGGCATCACCAAGAGGTTTCCCGACGGCGCCCTGGCCGTGCGGGACGTCAACCTCACAGTCGGCGACGGGGAGTTCGTCATCCTGGTCGGGCCCTCCGGTTGCGGCAAATCCACCACGCTCAACATGATCGCCGGACTCGAGGACATCACCGACGGCACCCTCCGCATCGACGACCAGGTCGTCAACGACAAGGCGCCCAAGGACCGCGACATCGCCATGGTCTTCCAGAGTTACGCCCTGTACCCGCACATGACCGTGCGCGAAAACATGGGCTTCGCCCTGCGCCTGGCCAAGGTCGACAAGAACACCATCAGAACCAAGGTGGAGGAAGCCGCCCGCATCCTCGATCTGACGGTTCATCTGGACCGTAAACCCGCGAACCTCTCGGGTGGCCAGCGCCAGCGCGTCGCCATGGGCCGCGCCATCGTCCGCAATCCCAAGGCGTTCCTGATGGACGAGCCGCTGTCCAACCTCGACGCCAAGCTCCGGGTGCAGATGCGCACCCAGATCTCCCGCCTCCAGCAGCGGCTTGGCACCACCACCGTCTACGTCACCCATGACCAGACCGAGGCGATGACGCTCGGGGACCGCGTTGTCGTCATGCGCAGCGGCATCGTTCAACAGGTCGGCACCCCGCAGTACCTCTACGACGAGCCACGCAACCTCTTCGTCGCCGGGTTCATCGGCTCACCCGCCATGAACTTCCTCTACGCCACCCTGGAGGAGAACGTGCTGCGCACCATCGTCGGCGAGATCCCCCTGTCCGACGAGGTACGCCAGAGCCTGGAGCGCCAGAACGCGCCCCGGGACCTCATCGTGGGCTTGCGGCCCGAAGCCTTCGAGGATGCCGCACTGATCGATCCGGGCCGGCCGGGGACCACCTTCACCACCACCGTGGACGTGGTGGAGTCCCTGGGTTCGGACGTCTACGCGTACTTCACCGAGGAGGACTGGCAGCCCACGGCCACCTCGGAACTGGAGGAGCTGGCCGCCGATTCAGGCCTCACCGAGACGGGGGGCAGCGGCCACCAGATTGTCGTCCGGCTCAATACCGCAACGCGGGTCCGCGAGGGAAGCCAGGCCGAGCTGTGGGTGGACACGTCGAGGATCCACGTCTTCGACCCACGCACCGGTGTGAACCTCACCCACCGTGAGAACAGCGGTGGATGA
- a CDS encoding carbohydrate ABC transporter permease, with amino-acid sequence MASAGKRHLTGWAIANTVVIAYALFPVWWIAALSFKDPSTLTDGNFVPEKWTLENYRGIFETSEFTRALINSIGIALIATVIAVVLGTMAAYAVARLRFPGKKLLIGMSLLIAMFPPISLVSPLFNIERILGIFDTWPGLIIPYMTFSLPLAIYTLSAFFREIPWDLEKAAKVDGATPAQAFRLVIAPLAAPGVFTTAILVFIFCWNDFLFAISLTSTTRARTVPAAIAFFTGSSQFQQPTGSIAAAAVVITIPIIVFVLLFQRRIVAGLTSGAVKG; translated from the coding sequence ATGGCCAGCGCAGGCAAGCGGCACCTCACCGGCTGGGCCATCGCCAACACCGTAGTGATCGCCTATGCCCTGTTCCCGGTCTGGTGGATCGCGGCCCTGTCGTTCAAGGACCCCAGCACCCTCACCGACGGCAACTTCGTCCCGGAGAAGTGGACGCTGGAGAACTACCGCGGCATCTTCGAGACCTCGGAGTTCACCCGTGCCCTGATCAACTCGATCGGTATCGCCCTGATCGCCACCGTGATCGCCGTTGTGCTGGGCACCATGGCCGCCTACGCCGTGGCGAGGCTGCGCTTCCCCGGAAAGAAACTGCTGATCGGCATGTCCCTGTTGATCGCGATGTTCCCGCCGATCTCCCTGGTGTCCCCACTGTTCAACATCGAGCGCATCCTGGGCATCTTCGACACCTGGCCGGGGCTGATCATCCCGTACATGACCTTCTCCCTCCCGCTCGCGATCTACACCCTCTCGGCGTTCTTCCGGGAAATCCCGTGGGATCTGGAGAAGGCCGCCAAGGTCGACGGGGCCACGCCCGCCCAGGCCTTCCGGCTGGTGATCGCGCCTCTGGCCGCGCCGGGCGTGTTCACCACCGCGATCCTCGTCTTCATCTTCTGCTGGAACGACTTCCTGTTCGCGATCTCCCTGACCTCGACAACGAGGGCCCGCACAGTGCCGGCGGCGATCGCCTTCTTCACCGGGAGCAGTCAGTTCCAGCAGCCCACCGGTTCGATCGCCGCCGCCGCGGTAGTGATCACCATTCCGATCATCGTCTTCGTGCTGCTGTTCCAGCGGCGCATCGTCGCCGGACTGACGTCCGGGGCCGTCAAGGGCTGA